The nucleotide window TCACACCGTGCAGATGCTGCATGACGTGCTGGACGCCTTTGCGCGGATGGATCTGAATGAAGCCATCAAAATCTACCGCGAAGACAAAAAGGTGGATAAAGAGTACGAGGGCATTGTGCGTCAGCTGATGACCTACATGATGGAAGATCCGCGCACCATTCCGAGCGTGCTGACCGCGCTGTTCTGCGCCCGCGCCATTGAGCGTATCGGTGACCGCTGCCAGAACATCTGTGAAATCATCTTCTACTTTGTAAAAGGTCAGGATTTCCGCCATGTGGGCGGTGACCGGCTGGATGAACTGCTGTCAGGCGATGACGGCAGCAATAAACCCTCCTGATCGTCTTATAGGCTGCCTGTTCACGCTATGGCGGGCGGGCAGCCCTGCCGATTTCTGCCTGGTCTCCGCACCGCACGCTCTTTATACTTGGCGCACTTTTTACTGCCAGGTACCCTGACATGTCTTCTGTAAAACCCGCTAAAACCGCCGTCACGCCCGCCAAAGCGATGCTGGCCGCCATCAGTGGCTACGCGATGGATGGATTTGATCTGCTGATTCTTGGCTTTATGTTACCGGCGATCAGCGTATCGCTGGCGCTCGATCCGTCGCAGGCCGGATCGCTGGTTACCTGGACGCTGATCGGTGCGGTGGTGGGCGGCATTGTCTTTGGCCATCTCAGCGACCGTTTTGGCCGCATCCGTATGCTGACCGTCACCATTCTGATGTTCTCGGTGTTTACCGGGCTGTGCGCCGTGGCGCAGGGCTACCGGGATTTGCTGGCTTACCGTACGCTGGCAGGCATGGGGCTGGGTGGCGAGTTCGGCATTGGTATGGCGCTGATTGCGGAAGCCTGGCCGAAAGAGAAGCGTAACCGTGCCTCGGCGTGGGTCGGCATTGGCTGGCAGCTTGGCGTGCTGCTGGCGGCCTTCATTACGCCAGCGCTGCTCGGCGTGATTGGCTGGCGCGGCATGTTCCTGGTCGGACTGCTGCCGGCGCTGGCATCGTTTGTTATCCGCCGATCCCTGGGGGAGCCGGAAACCTTCACCCGCCATGCAGAACGCACGCCGCCGCTGTCGTTTGGCGCGCGTCTCCGGCTGCTGTTTGCCGACCGCGCCACCGGCAAAGCCAGCCTGGGCATTTTTATCCTTTGTTCCGTGCAGAACTTTGGCTATTACGGGCTGATGATCTGGATGCCAAACTATCTCTCTTCCAGCTTCGGCTTCAGCCTCACCAAATCCGGCCTGTGGACGGCGGTCACGGTGGTAGGCATGACCTTCGGCATCTGGCTGTTTGGCGTGCTGGCAGACCGTTTCGCCCGCTGGAAAATTTTCCTGCTGTATCAGTTTGGCGCAGTGGTTATGGTGGTGATTTACGCTCAGCTGCGTGACCCGACGGTCATGCTGTTTACCGGCGCGCTGATGGGCATGTTCGTGAATGGCATGATAGGCGGTTACGGTG belongs to Candidatus Pantoea soli and includes:
- a CDS encoding MFS transporter, which encodes MSSVKPAKTAVTPAKAMLAAISGYAMDGFDLLILGFMLPAISVSLALDPSQAGSLVTWTLIGAVVGGIVFGHLSDRFGRIRMLTVTILMFSVFTGLCAVAQGYRDLLAYRTLAGMGLGGEFGIGMALIAEAWPKEKRNRASAWVGIGWQLGVLLAAFITPALLGVIGWRGMFLVGLLPALASFVIRRSLGEPETFTRHAERTPPLSFGARLRLLFADRATGKASLGIFILCSVQNFGYYGLMIWMPNYLSSSFGFSLTKSGLWTAVTVVGMTFGIWLFGVLADRFARWKIFLLYQFGAVVMVVIYAQLRDPTVMLFTGALMGMFVNGMIGGYGALISDTFPPQARATAQNVLFNLGRGVGGFGPLVIGMLATHIAFSAAITLLALIYLLDILATLFLLPKQQGNEDSLGAIG